From Cronobacter turicensis z3032, the proteins below share one genomic window:
- the alr gene encoding Alanine racemase, biosynthetic codes for MYSNSLNKQGKSMQAATVVVNRRALRHNLQRLRELAPASQLVAVVKANAYGHGLLETARTLPDADAFGVARLEEALRLREGGITQPILLLEGFFNADDLPAIAAQRLHTAVHSEEQLAALEQATLSEPVTVWMKLDTGMHRLGVRPEAAQAFYNRLAACKNVRQPVNVVSHFARADEPDCGATERQLDIFNSFTHDKPGKRSIAASGGILFWPQSHFDWIRPGIILYGVSPLDTHPWGAELGFQPAMSLISSLIAVRDHKAGEPVGYGGTWVSERDTRLGVVAMGYGDGYPRCAPTGTPVLVNGREVPIVGRVAMDMICVDLGPDAPEKAGDTVVMWGEALPVERIAEVTGVSAYELVTRLTSRVAMRYLE; via the coding sequence ATTTACAGTAACTCTTTAAATAAGCAAGGAAAGTCAATGCAAGCGGCAACTGTGGTAGTAAACCGCCGCGCTCTGCGTCACAACCTGCAACGCCTGCGTGAACTGGCGCCCGCCAGCCAGCTGGTTGCGGTGGTGAAGGCAAACGCCTATGGACACGGTCTTCTTGAGACCGCCCGCACTCTCCCTGATGCCGATGCGTTCGGCGTGGCCCGCCTCGAAGAGGCGCTGCGCCTGCGCGAAGGCGGCATTACCCAACCCATTCTTTTGCTCGAAGGCTTTTTTAACGCCGACGATCTACCGGCGATTGCCGCGCAACGGCTACACACGGCGGTACACAGCGAAGAGCAACTGGCGGCGCTGGAGCAGGCGACGCTGTCAGAGCCCGTCACCGTCTGGATGAAGCTCGACACCGGCATGCATCGCTTAGGCGTGCGCCCGGAAGCGGCGCAGGCGTTTTACAACAGGCTCGCGGCCTGTAAAAACGTGCGTCAGCCGGTGAACGTGGTGAGTCATTTCGCCCGCGCCGACGAGCCAGATTGCGGCGCTACCGAGCGCCAGCTCGATATTTTCAACAGCTTCACGCATGACAAACCGGGCAAGCGCTCGATTGCCGCCTCCGGCGGGATCCTGTTCTGGCCGCAGTCGCATTTTGATTGGATACGCCCCGGCATTATTCTCTACGGCGTGTCGCCGCTCGATACCCACCCATGGGGCGCGGAGCTTGGCTTTCAGCCTGCGATGTCGCTGATTTCAAGCCTTATCGCCGTGCGCGATCATAAAGCCGGCGAACCCGTCGGTTACGGCGGCACCTGGGTGAGCGAGCGCGACACGCGGCTCGGCGTCGTGGCGATGGGCTATGGCGACGGGTATCCGCGCTGCGCGCCCACCGGCACGCCGGTGTTAGTCAATGGCCGCGAAGTGCCGATTGTCGGGCGCGTGGCGATGGATATGATCTGCGTCGATTTAGGCCCCGATGCGCCGGAAAAAGCAGGTGATACAGTAGTGATGTGGGGCGAAGCGCTGCCGGTCGAACGTATCGCCGAAGTAACGGGAGTGAGTGCTTACGAACTTGTTACGCGGCTGACCTCCAGGGTGGCGATGCGTTACCTGGAGTGA